Within Candidatus Thorarchaeota archaeon, the genomic segment AAGATGTATGTGCTGATTGCTCTATCTGTTTAGTGTGTGGTCACTGGATAGAGCTCTCAGATATTACATACGCATACTATTGATATTCCTACTAGTATCTATTATCATATGGTCTCTGTTGAGGTTCTTTCAACATGGTTTGAGTCTGCGGGAGAAGTCATACGTGGTCATCTTGTGCGGCCAACAGGTACTGGTCCCTTTCCCGGTATTTGTAAACTTCATGGACTGCCGGGGTCTCCAGATCAAGTATCAGGTATCGCAACAGAATTGGCTCAAGCTGGGTTTGCCATGCTCACCTTTGATTTTCGGGGCTTCAGGTCCAGTGAAGGGATTTTCTCTCTTTCAGGCGAGATTGAGGACGCCCGAAATGCAATAACCCATCTCCTCTCGATTGAAGAGGTCACACAAGGGGGCGTTGCATTGTACGGCGCAAGTTTTGGTGGTGCAATTGCGATATGTACTGCGGCACGAGACCTTCGAGTGGGAGCGGTTGCAGTGAGAGCGCCCGTATTTGATACAGAGTCATTTGCGCTGTCCAATCAGCTGTCTGAGATCTTTGCCTTTGTCGAAGAGATCGCTCCTGATGATATGCATGGCTTAGCCGACTCTACTGCACGTGAGGATATGACTCGCAGACTACTGGCCGATGTAAAAACGTACAATCCGATGGTTGATGTCATAGAGATCGCGTCCCGCCCATTTTTAGTCGTGACTGGTGATGCCGACGAGTTGATTGATCTTGCTGGTGTGCGCCGCCTGTTTGCGCGAGCGGGTGAACCCAAGACTAT encodes:
- a CDS encoding alpha/beta fold hydrolase, encoding MVSVEVLSTWFESAGEVIRGHLVRPTGTGPFPGICKLHGLPGSPDQVSGIATELAQAGFAMLTFDFRGFRSSEGIFSLSGEIEDARNAITHLLSIEEVTQGGVALYGASFGGAIAICTAARDLRVGAVAVRAPVFDTESFALSNQLSEIFAFVEEIAPDDMHGLADSTAREDMTRRLLADVKTYNPMVDVIEIASRPFLVVTGDADELIDLAGVRRLFARAGEPKTMHVVHGADHVLSEAQARRETNDLIVAWLKQNHPSLRVDN